AAACAGCAGAAAAGTGGTGCAGCAGCTTTATTAAATTCCCCTTACTGTGTGAGTGACGGCGTTCTGCAACTTGCAGAACACCGTCACTCacacagtaagggccctttcacacggagcggatccgcattgatccgccccgtgtgtgtccgtctgctcagcagggatcatccgtaaatccccgctgagctgtcggcggacagggcggtccccgcacactgtgcagagaccgccctgtctttcctccgctctcccctatggggaatcggatgaatacggaccgtgtgtccgtattcatccgatccgttccgccagacggaagaaaaatagggttttcttccgtctgaaaaagcggatctttgcggaggcggatgtttgcggatgcatcatccactaacgtccacaatcccatagggattcattacaagtccgtaaacggacttgtaaaaaacggtccgttcgtccgcccgtgtgaaagggccctaaggggaaTTTAAGACTGCAAGTGTGATTAGAAAATAAAGCAACGCAAACTGACCAAGCTGGTGCACATCTGCTTCCACACCAATTTGGTTGGAAACTTGCAGCAGAGAAAGGGGACTGGTAGGAACACCACCATTTAAGTGTACattttattatacagaatttatctagcgccaacagtttacgcagcgctttacaatataaaagggagacaatacagttatacaataaaatacaagaggattaggagggccgtgctcagaagagcttacaatctaatagggtggggcaggtggtacaaaactaGTCCGAGGTTTGTAAATAGATAGAACTAGTTTGTGCATTATGGAGGGAACGCTCTATTGTTATATGCCTGTTTTTTATCACTACAATGTGAGTACCCAGTGTATTATCTTGTTTGaataaatcctttttttaaacgatactgcactattggcacttttatctccctgggtgcgagtcactgtcactggttggacgtgactaccgagagggatctatTTTTCCAATTACAGCCCTTTTGGATAATACCGTATGTGGATTTgaccagaaaagtgtacctgggtttttacgctgttaccttacagcagtaaggtaaggggacatcctcacttactctgAAGAAAACACCGGGAATTAAGCTCGTTTCACGTCACTTTGGCATTTACACCAGCACCTTTATTTTGGATTTTCTCCTGCTGTTATGGTTACAGCTATCTGCTGTATGGACATTTAATTTAGTGTTATTGCAGTCACCGCTGTGTGTTGTAGTTTGCACGCTGTACACCCGATTGTGTATCAGTACATTTGGTACCATTATATTGCACTTTATGacacttgcactgtcactttGTACTACTTCATTAGTTGGCAGCTAGCCTTGGCTGCACTGTAGCACGTTTATTTTGATGTTATTCACTTGTTATGgtatattattatcatttttttactattGTGATTATTAGACAGACCTTATCTTTCCATATATTAGGATCTGCCATATTTCCTTTGCACATTATCCCACTCCccattcacagcgcagcactaccccccTATTCTCTATTTGCTCCTGGTTTGATACACCATAcagtgcagcagctgtacccCTCCCCTTTCCCCATTCCCCCACTCTTGTGGTAAGCACGGTAATACTCACTCCATCAatggctgtttaaccacttctctactttgggtgtttttcagatttggtgtttacaagactaaaacagttttttttgctagaaaattactcaaaacccccaaacattatatatttatttttttctaataccctagagaataaaatggcgatcattgcaatactttttgtcacaccatatttgcgcagcggtcctacaagcgcactttttttggaaaaaaatcacttttttgaattaaaaaataagaccgcaataaattttgcccaattttatgtattgtgaaagataatgttacgccgagtaaaatgatacccaacatgtcacgcttacaaattgcgcccgctcgtggcatggcgtcaaactttttcccttaaaaatctcgataggcgacgtttaaaaaattctacaggttgcatttttttgagttacagagtaggcctagggctagaattattgctctcgctctaacgatcgcggcgatacctcacttgtgtgatttgaacaccgttttcatatgcgggcgctactcgcgtatgcgttcgcttctgcacgcgagctcgtcgggacggggcgctttaaaaatttttttttttttttcttttttcttatttattttattattttttacactggaaaaaaataaaaaaatgatcacttttattcctattacaaggaatgtaaacatcccttgtaatagaaaaaagcatgacaggtcctcttaaatatgagatctggggtcaaaaagacctcagatctcatatttaggcttaaatgcaaaaaaaaaaaaaaaaaaaaaaaaaaaaaatttgaaaatgtcattttttcaaatgacaaaaaaaaaaaatgttgctttaagaggctgggcgggactgacgttttgacgtcacttccgcccagcagagccatggggacgggtgaaggagatttttccttcactcgtaaccccgctcagctgccaAGCGgttccgatctcctccgccgctaccgacggctctggtaagcggcggagggcgcgggagagtggcgggaggccctctcccgccgccgataacggcaatctcgcggcgagagaccgccgttatcgttaacagaaccgctgacactaaacattgatacctcggttgtggcagcagctgctgccgttaccgagatatcaatctttaaagtgtggacgcatatatgcgtacagcggtctggaagtggttaaacctgtgTAGTTTTTTTCCCATTACTAACCTCTGTGCCACCTGTAGTGTtctgagagaggggaggggaggagacgttgaggcttggttcacactactacactactttcatcctatttTGCTccgctacattggtcctacatttatcctacattggtccttcatccatcctactttcatgaacaggatactactttggtccgacttcaatgatattcaatgggcctgaagtaagatcaatgtaggaccaaaagtagtacagggagcattttcaaagtcagaccgacttgtgtaggacgctacaagacgctctcatagtgaaacattgaacacagagcaaagtaggatgaaagtagtgtagtagtgtgaacccagcctgaagccaGGCTTTGCAGCAGGGAAATGGAGCTTAGCTAACATAACACACATGGTGAGCTTACAACTCcttactccccccagtggcggcattTAGAGAAGGCACTTCACTTAAAATTTAGGAAAAGcccttaaaaataattttttaggacTCTGACCTCTTACCTTACGCCGCAGGTTTCTGCTGAGATCAGACAGTACCAATCTTCGCCCCTCACGGCGTGCATTgggtgccaaccttcagggatatgggttcctgTTTAAAggatacctcttccctgggccttgtaaaagactctgaccaggacttttagcgaagtagcgaaagtgctggacctcagagcccagtcctccaaagagagacattacaggcgacgccTCGTGCATGAGGCCCGGATTCCATCCAGTTTTGACCTACTTTAGGCGTCTTGGGTGGGTCCGGAAGCATAGCTCTTTTACCCCCAGAGCTTTCCTTTTAGCATCCTATCGTGTCCAACAcctttagacactggcgaaaaaactgaggcgcttccctgatgggaggggttatatggaggggaactgtcttcaattggttatgccagtgtccaatcaccgctggtgacccttaacccattatgtaatgaatggctctgtgtcccgcggtgtacgataaagaaatgtgCCTTTGGTTGCCTCGATATTTATCTCTCTTTGATGCCAGGCCTCACCATAGAAGAGCTAGAAGAAGGGCTTTTGGGAAACACCTAAATACTTGGCCTAGAAATGGATATTTGGATGACAGAAAATGATCAGACCCCAGAAGAACCTTGCAGGTGTAGCTCATATCCTAAAAGCAGACATCGCCCTTGTCACTGTAATCTCGGGGGAAAACCATCTTCCCGATGCACccgctgtcctgctggaaggtgaacctccagtcttttgcagactctaacaggttttcttctaagattgccctgtatttggctccatcaactctgaccagcttccctgtccctgctgaagcatCCCTGCaaaatgatgctgccaccaccatgtttcacggtgggatggtgtgttcagggtgatgtgcagtcttagttttccaccacacatagcgttttgcatttagggaaaaaaaataaaaattttggtctcatctgaccagagcaccttttcccacatgtttgctgtgtcctccacatggcttctcacaaactgcaaatgggacttcttatagatttctttcaacaatggctttcttcttgccactcttccataaaggccagatttgtggagtgctcaactaatagttgtcctgtggacagattctcccacctgaactgtggatctctgtagctcctccaaagttaccatgggcctcttctcCGATTAATATTCGTCTTGCACAGcctatcagtttaggtggacggccatgtcttgataggtttgcagttgtgccatactctttccatttttggatgatggattgaataaTGCTCtgcgagatgttcaaagcttggatattttttttttttataacctaaacctGGTTTGaacttctccacaacattatccctgacctgtctggtgtgtcccCTGGCCTTTgtgatgccgtttgttcactgAGGTTCTCAAAAAAACctgtgagggcttcacagaacagctgtatttatactgagattaaattacaacaGGTGTActgtatttactaattaggcgacttctgaaggcaattggttacacAATTTttcagttaggggtatcagagtaaagggggccaagaacaaatgcacaccacacttttcagatatttgtaaaaaaaaaaaaaaaaaaaaaaaaaaaaaaacttttattattttccttccacttcacaattatgtgccactgtgttggtctatcacatacaatcccaataaaatacatttatgttttttggttgtaacatgaataaATGTGGAatctttcaaggggtatgaatactttttgaaggcaTTGTAGCTGGCCATTGTACGTGCCATGTAATCTCTGCAGTAGGAAATACATAATGGGTGACAATTAACTGAAATAAATACACTGTACCTGGTATTCATCCACCACACTGAAGGTGTACTCATGTTTTGCAATCACATGGTGACAGTTTTTACACACAtctgaaaaacaaaacacattttttttatatggacagtcaacatgcatacatatacatatgtatTACAGCTTTATTTTTTGGAGTGTAACATGCTCCAGCAAATACACCCCACCCCCACCGATTGCTGCAATGGATTTTTGATTCTAAAGGTATGGGAGCTATGAGAGCTGTAGTTCTCAAACAGTGAAGGATCCTGTTtaccctcctttttttccccctatccatTTGCAGAACACCTTGTATTCTGTTCAAAGAATGCAAGAGGGGGGGGttggatttactaagactggagcagccagaatctAGAGCAGCTCTGCATAGCACCCAATCAGACTAACTTTCATTtacaatgcttaaccacttccagaccgctgcatgtacatatacgtcggcataatggcacgtacaggcacattggcgtacctgtacgtccctgcttagatgtgggtcgggggtccgatcgggacccccccccgctacatgcggcggtcggaaacctggGAGGAGCGATCCGGGGCGAGgacgcggcttccccgtgcttcactgtggcggctgcatcgatcgagtgatcccttttatagggagactcgatcgatgacgtcagacctacagccacacccccctacagttgtaaacacacactaggtgaaccctaactcctatagcgccccctgtggttaactcccaaactgcaactgtcattttcacaataaacaatgcaatttaaatgcattttttgctgtgaaaattacaatggtcccaaaaatgtgtcaaaattgtccgaagtgtctgccataatgtcgcagtcacgaaaaaaattgctgatcgccgccattagtagtaaaaaaataaaaataataaaactatctcctattttgtaaacgctataaattttgtgcataccaatcgataaacgcttattgcgattttttttaccaaaaataggtagaagaatacgtatcggcctaaactgaggaaaaaaaaattgtatatatgtttttgggggatatttattatagcaaaaagtaaaaaatattgcatttttttcaaaattgtcgctctatttttgtttatagcgcaaaaaataaaaaccgcagaggtgatcaaataccaccaaaagaaagctctattaccgcgcaattatctgttaaagcgacgcagtgctgaattgtaaaaaccccttgggtcatttagcagcatattggtccggtccttaagtggttaactgaacaagctaaagATGGAAGCCGGTTGGTACATATGCACAGCTGCTCTAGATTCTagatccagctttagtaaattccCCCCCTAGGTGCTCTGTGAATGGACAGTTGACTTCCTTTATGAGGGTGGCTACACTGGCTCTACATGATAATCCCACTGTAAGTGGGAGGTagccaccccctcctctctgtggtcCTGCTACAGACTACATAccttgccacatcatccctttaatccaggacacacatgaattacacaggttctgtggctgattaaggtggtaattaaactcacttggtgccttatctgcattaaatcagcctcagaacctgtaatatgtgtcctggattaaaagggatgatgtggcaaccctagtaccGACTCATAACAATAAACATATACTCTTGCGCACAAGTGTGTTGATCAGGCGATCTATAGTTCAGGATGGATAATGTCCGTGGTCTTGCTGCCCTCCAGGATGGGGGTATCCTAACAGTCAAAGAGAGAATAGAGAAAAGGAGGgtgcaccagccttgtgcattatccttaaacgagttgatttgaaaaacaaattaaaaacgaCTCATAAGCATGTATAAGAAACCACAATGTAAAAGCCTTTGATGGCAATTGGCCTGATAACCACAGTCTCCAGACAATGAAAGAGGACGCaatgctgacgcattttgaaggATTTCCTTCTTCCTCAGAAAGCCATCACTTGAAAGGCTTTTACATTGCGGTTTCTTTCACATTCTTGCGAgtagtttttaatttgtttattaaatAAACTCATTTAGGGATAATGCACAATGCTGTGGGAATTTACTAAGACCCCTtacacactggggtgtttttaaggtgcttttgggctaaaaaatagtgcctgtaaaatggctcccctgcagtctcattgtgaaagcctgagtgctttcacactgaggcgatgcgcttgcagaacattaaaaaaactcctgcaagtagcatctttggagcagtgaatgagcgctgtgtataccgctcctccctattgaaatgaatgggcagcacggcCGAACTGCCGGCAAAGCGCTGTGGTTTTTAAACATTTCTTTGGCCACTACCTGGGGTAGCTCTGTCGCCGACAccacccccgccccagtgtgaaagcagcccaagACTGGAGCAAACAGAATCTTGAGCGGCTATGCATGGCGCCCAATCAGATTCCACCTCTTATTTTCAAAGctcaactgaacaagctgaatatAGGAACCAATTGATTACTATGCACACTGCTCCACATGctgtctgctccagtttttgtaaattccCCCAGCGcaaggtgttctgtgaatggactGGGGTAGAGCAGTGGTGGGCAGGGctgctcttagacccctttcacactgaggagtttttcaggcagtacagcgctaaaaatagcgctgctataccgcctgaaaaactcctgcccagctacctcaatgtgaaagccggagggctttcacactgaggcgatgcgctggcgggagacaaaaaaaatctcctgtcagcagcatctttggagcggtgagaggagcggcgtgtataccgctccttcacattgaaaacaatgggaaaccgcggcaataccgcccgcaatgcgcctctacagaggcgcattgcgggcggtattaaccctttatcgcctgctagcgggggttaataccgcaccgctagcggccgattcccgtggaaatcccggcggtatagcaccgctatttttagcggcgatataccgcggCTCGcagtccaatgtgaaaggggccttaggctgtgTGGGGCTCCATGATTTCTATCTGACCTGCTCTTCATCCTGAAGGAATACCCCATACCCTGTAGCAGCCAGTAGGAGGGAGAGGGAAGAAGCTGTCAGTGCAGAATGACTATGGGAGGGGTCCTCGTGGGTTGAATTTTCTAGAACAGACCCCCTGCAGCATCTGAAAGATGAAGCcggcttttagctgctgcagggagTGCCATAAAGGGGATTTGTTCTTGTAGTTTGCCCTCCCCCCTCCGCCACACAGGtcaccccctcctgtccatgATCCAATTCCTCCTGCTGAACTGTAGTGTGAACCGATGCATTGTAGAGTCTATATATGAAGGAAAGGAACTCACGATCAAATGTAATAATCTCTTCTCCATCCTCTTCATCGTTTGTTTTATTGGCGATGAGCACAAAGTCTTTTGTATTGCACTTCACGCAGCTCGCGTAGTTCACCAAAAACGATCCCGTCTCCAAGCAGGTGttaccctaacaatacaaacAGATCATATACTACATGTTAAATCTCACCAAAACAGGTGACTGCGCGCGTGTGCAATTCGGCATTATCCTTAAAGCTACACTCCAGCCTTCTCTTTAGGTActgttgtaccggctcctctcctgtatGGAAATTCCTTACGCCAATCTCACTGCACACAGTGTGCATTAAAAATAGGGATCAACCGATATCGTTTTTTCAGGACCGATTTTTCGGCTGCCTTTCAGGCCGATAGCCAATATCAGGTGCCGATATTCTGcacatttaacattttttatttttacactgtcctttaaaaaaaaaaaagttatcactttaattgctgtcacaaggaatgtaaacattccttgtgtcAGTAAT
This window of the Rana temporaria chromosome 13, aRanTem1.1, whole genome shotgun sequence genome carries:
- the CHURC1 gene encoding protein Churchill, with product MCGGCVQEEYPDRGNTCLETGSFLVNYASCVKCNTKDFVLIANKTNDEEDGEEIITFDHVCKNCHHVIAKHEYTFSVVDEYQEYTMLCMLCGRAEDSISVLPDDPRQMAPLF